The Neovison vison isolate M4711 chromosome 13, ASM_NN_V1, whole genome shotgun sequence genome includes a region encoding these proteins:
- the LOC122893648 gene encoding olfactory receptor 4S2-like: protein MQLMFFALFLIFYTVIMVGNLLILLTVFSDRRLHTPMYFFLSNLSFVDIAYSSATAPKMLADFISEKKTISYWGCVTQMFTFHFFGCAEIFVLTVMAFDRYAAICQPLRYTTIMSASVCIVLASLSWLGALGHSFVQTFLTFQLPFCNKRVIDHYFCDVHPVLKLACADTTLVNMLVIANSGLISLGCFLILLASYTVILFSLRKRSSESRRKALSTCGSHFTVVTFFFVPCIFIYLRPSTTFPLDKAVSVFYTTITPMLNPLIYTLRNEDVKNAMKRIWSRKFSLKEKQKG from the coding sequence ATGCAACTGATGTTCTTTGCCTTATTCCTCATCTTCTACACTGTGATCATGGTGGGAAATCTACTCATTCTGCTTACGGTCTTTTCTGATCGTCGGCTCCATACACCCATGTATTTCTTTCTCAGTAACCTGTCATTCGTGGACATTGCCTATTCCTCAGCCACAGCACCTAAGATGCTTGCAGACtttatttctgagaaaaagaCCATTTCCTACTGGGGTTGTGTAACTCAGATGTTTACCTTCCACTTTTTTGGTTGTGCTGAGATTTTTGTCTTGACCGTTATGGCTTTTGACCGCTATGCTGCCATTTGCCAACCTCTCCGTTATACTACCATCATGAGTGCCAGTGTTTGTATTGTGCTGGCATCACTGTCCTGGTTGGGAGCCCTGGGTCATTCATTTGTTCAGACCTTCCTGACCTTTCAGCTACCTTTCTGCAATAAACGGGTTATTGACCACTACTTTTGTGATGTCCACCCAGTCCTAAAACTTGCCTGTGCTGATACAACCCTGGTAAATATGTTGGTGATTGCGAACAGTGGTCTCATCTCTCTGGGGTGTTTCCTCATTCTCCTGGCCTCCTACACTGTTATTCTATTTAGTCTTCGCAAGCGGTCTTCAGAGAGCCGGCGCAAGGCTCTATCTACCTGTGGGTCTCATTTCACTGTAGTGACTTTCTTCTTTGTCCCTTGTATCTTTATTTACCTGCGTCCATCCACTACTTTCCCACTGGATAAGGCTGTGTCTGTGTTCTATACTACCATCACCCCTATGTTAAACCCACTCATCTACACTCTGAGGAATGAGGATGTAAAGAATGCCATGAAACGGATTTGGAGCCGCAAGTTCTCCTTGAAGGAAAAGCAGAAGGGCTAG